From a single Corynebacterium kroppenstedtii DSM 44385 genomic region:
- a CDS encoding TIGR03089 family protein, protein MDLLRAALKHDPSAPRLTVYVDSPDPRKSSRMEFSTITLDNWASKLGNYFLDEAMMEPGDSVAVAMPARWQTAAVILGAVRAGITLIDDETAADAETVGLVAFVESLLASSGAEGDSVEPSADADTRTGNPFLRYTDNVTAYSDAPVYLCTDDPFGRSVEDTGVDLDELNVEEPVDLFGEARLCPDAFMGDDSAADDPDHIVLRDHNGPLTVDELYEAGQRWYEAQIHDNDAVADDSDNPPQPHRALLGAWPSIRDFLIVAVGTWMNNGSLVIYSDETNRNDGRYRDIAATEKAAISGYPQ, encoded by the coding sequence ATGGACCTGCTGAGAGCTGCGCTGAAGCACGACCCCAGTGCGCCACGCCTGACTGTCTACGTGGATTCCCCCGACCCGCGGAAATCGTCCCGCATGGAGTTCAGCACCATCACCCTGGATAATTGGGCGTCCAAGCTCGGGAATTATTTCCTCGACGAAGCCATGATGGAGCCCGGCGACTCTGTGGCCGTGGCTATGCCAGCCCGGTGGCAGACTGCCGCGGTCATCCTTGGAGCAGTTCGAGCTGGCATCACACTTATCGACGACGAGACCGCTGCCGACGCGGAGACCGTTGGCCTTGTTGCGTTTGTTGAATCTCTGCTTGCGTCCTCGGGCGCGGAGGGAGATAGCGTAGAACCTTCAGCGGACGCCGACACACGAACCGGCAACCCATTCTTGCGCTATACCGACAACGTAACGGCATATTCTGACGCCCCGGTTTATCTCTGCACCGACGACCCCTTTGGACGCTCGGTCGAAGACACTGGGGTTGACCTGGACGAACTCAACGTCGAGGAGCCGGTGGATCTCTTTGGCGAGGCCCGACTATGCCCCGACGCTTTTATGGGCGACGACTCGGCAGCGGACGATCCCGACCACATCGTTCTCCGCGACCACAACGGACCTCTGACAGTCGACGAGCTCTATGAGGCTGGTCAGCGGTGGTACGAGGCGCAGATTCACGACAATGATGCGGTGGCGGACGATAGCGATAACCCACCTCAGCCACACCGTGCGCTTCTGGGCGCGTGGCCAAGCATCCGTGACTTCTTAATCGTCGCCGTCGGGACCTGGATGAATAATGGGTCTCTCGTCATTTATTCCGATGAAACCAACCGGAATGACGGCCGATACCGCGATATTGCGGCGACCGAAAAAGCCGCTATCAGCGGTTACCCACAATAA
- a CDS encoding DoxX family protein, with amino-acid sequence MSKLLRFIGRAAIAPVFIVGGKNALDNSEQLSGVVEQAADKLGIKELPVSSNLLVQANGVSMMGLGTALGLGIFPRLAALGLVGSLVPTTYAGHRFWEESEPEKKNTQALSFALNTAIVGGLLNIAAAPRTKHKEVSKKESRRARKAEKKAARAERKAKIESAKSSGLQKVGRTGGKLAFLTKCHSKCHSK; translated from the coding sequence ATGTCTAAGCTTCTGCGTTTCATTGGCCGCGCGGCCATCGCCCCTGTTTTTATCGTCGGCGGAAAGAACGCCTTGGACAACTCCGAGCAGCTGTCCGGCGTTGTTGAGCAGGCCGCTGACAAGCTGGGAATTAAGGAACTCCCGGTTTCCTCCAACCTTCTTGTTCAAGCAAACGGTGTATCGATGATGGGCCTGGGAACCGCCTTGGGCCTCGGCATTTTCCCGCGCCTTGCAGCACTTGGCTTGGTGGGCTCCCTCGTGCCGACGACTTACGCCGGCCACCGCTTCTGGGAGGAAAGTGAACCAGAGAAGAAGAACACTCAGGCCCTGAGCTTCGCGCTGAACACCGCTATCGTCGGTGGTTTGCTGAACATCGCTGCTGCTCCGCGCACGAAGCACAAGGAAGTTTCCAAGAAGGAATCTCGCCGCGCCCGCAAGGCAGAGAAGAAGGCTGCACGTGCAGAGCGTAAGGCCAAGATTGAATCAGCCAAGAGCAGTGGCTTGCAGAAAGTTGGCCGCACCGGTGGGAAGCTGGCTTTCCTGACCAAGTGCCACTCGAAGTGCCACTCCAAGTAA
- a CDS encoding ElyC/SanA/YdcF family protein, with the protein MRKTARTPAAAIALTGAGVIGWSLSFLIDAGTWRLLPAGLAVTGAVGAWTARKMGRALRTPDGRGPIHLAAVTATAWWTSTVIPAVWIALTPSGVQPFVRVVAGGYSLVFVALGGGFVCFVRAVRRHRSTPWSHRSRQYDSQHDSPGQHHAGVPEGIIVCGAGLIQGRVSRVLAYRVDKGIEVWRDTEHTHPSESGPDERLEHEPVLVLCGGRGNDEPRPEAEAMAEYAREQGMQPQHIVVEDTSTTTEENLRHAHAIMTERLGREPQSLVVVSTDFHCIRIDMIVERLRRAGLFRKCDVEVVGARNPRSVQNHSLLREYAAVGMHYAKNLFR; encoded by the coding sequence GTGAGGAAAACTGCGCGCACTCCTGCAGCCGCGATTGCCCTGACCGGAGCTGGGGTGATCGGTTGGTCACTCTCTTTTCTTATCGACGCGGGAACGTGGCGTTTACTTCCCGCGGGGCTCGCCGTGACCGGCGCGGTGGGGGCGTGGACAGCGCGGAAGATGGGCCGAGCCCTTCGCACGCCCGACGGCCGAGGGCCTATCCACCTGGCCGCGGTGACGGCGACGGCGTGGTGGACGTCCACCGTTATTCCGGCCGTATGGATTGCGCTGACGCCGAGTGGTGTGCAGCCATTCGTCAGGGTTGTCGCCGGCGGGTACTCGCTGGTGTTCGTCGCGCTGGGTGGCGGCTTCGTGTGTTTTGTGCGCGCCGTGCGGCGTCATCGCTCAACGCCTTGGTCGCATCGTTCGCGCCAGTATGACAGCCAGCATGACAGTCCTGGCCAGCATCATGCAGGCGTTCCGGAGGGGATCATCGTCTGCGGCGCCGGGCTGATCCAAGGTCGGGTGTCCCGCGTCTTGGCGTATCGCGTCGACAAGGGAATAGAAGTCTGGCGTGACACAGAGCACACACATCCGTCGGAAAGCGGCCCCGACGAGAGGCTCGAACACGAACCAGTTTTGGTTCTCTGCGGCGGTCGGGGAAACGACGAGCCGCGTCCCGAGGCGGAGGCGATGGCGGAGTACGCGCGCGAACAAGGTATGCAGCCGCAGCACATTGTGGTTGAAGACACCTCGACGACGACGGAGGAAAACCTCCGGCATGCTCACGCGATTATGACGGAGCGGTTGGGGAGGGAACCGCAATCGCTCGTGGTGGTGAGCACGGATTTCCACTGCATACGCATTGACATGATCGTGGAGCGGTTGCGTCGCGCCGGGCTTTTCCGGAAATGTGATGTTGAGGTTGTGGGGGCGAGGAATCCGCGTAGCGTGCAGAACCATAGCTTGTTGAGGGAATATGCCGCGGTAGGAATGCACTACGCGAAAAATTTGTTCCGTTAA
- the purE gene encoding 5-(carboxyamino)imidazole ribonucleotide mutase has product MSDNSGHTDSASAGQASADSQPSGPKVGLIMGSDSDWPTMKPAADILQEFGVPFEVGVVSAHRTPQRMLDYARQAHKRGISCIIAGAGGAAHLPGMVAAATPLPVIGVPRPLDNLEGIDSLFSIVQMPSGVPVATVSVGGAKNAGLLAVRILSAGDPSLITKMVKYQEDMETSVLKKDLALRQKLISGAE; this is encoded by the coding sequence ATGAGTGACAACAGTGGACACACAGATTCGGCCAGCGCGGGACAGGCCAGCGCTGATTCGCAGCCCAGCGGCCCCAAGGTAGGCCTCATCATGGGTTCGGATTCAGACTGGCCAACAATGAAGCCGGCCGCCGATATTCTTCAGGAGTTCGGGGTCCCCTTCGAGGTCGGTGTGGTTTCAGCTCACCGAACCCCTCAGCGCATGCTTGATTACGCACGTCAGGCCCACAAGCGTGGCATCTCGTGCATCATCGCCGGAGCTGGCGGGGCAGCCCACTTGCCGGGCATGGTGGCGGCAGCGACGCCGCTCCCCGTCATCGGCGTTCCCCGTCCGCTGGACAATTTGGAAGGCATTGATTCCCTCTTCTCCATCGTCCAGATGCCCAGCGGCGTTCCCGTCGCCACGGTTAGCGTCGGTGGCGCTAAAAATGCGGGCCTCCTGGCCGTGCGGATTCTGTCGGCAGGGGATCCGTCGTTAATCACGAAAATGGTGAAGTACCAGGAAGATATGGAGACCAGTGTCCTGAAGAAGGACCTTGCGCTCCGCCAGAAGCTCATATCTGGCGCGGAGTGA
- a CDS encoding 5-(carboxyamino)imidazole ribonucleotide synthase, whose amino-acid sequence MEGQPTIAVVGDGQLARMMQPAAAELGQSLRLLASDTSASAAQIIPDVVIGDYTNLDDLHRVASGATAVTFDHEHVPPEHLRTLQAEGVNVEPGPDALLYAQDKLAQRKKLREMGLPVPPFMAMESVDDARQFWHVMDGEVCIKACRGGYDGHGVWFPESEDECADLVATLIDDGTPAMAERKVHLVRELSAMIARTPSGETVLWPVVESVQKDGICWLAIAPAPELEPSLRDEAQRIATRIATELGVSGVMAVELFETTDVDGDPAVVVNELAMRPHNTGHWTQDGCVTSQFEQHVRAVADMPLGSTEMTADCTVMANVLGGDEDPDMAWSERMVHVWERFPEAKIHFYGKGFRPGRKIGHVNISASLIADSAAGSAGTSDEQSNAVSPDDVRKKAREAAYFLVHGRWPETAD is encoded by the coding sequence ATCGAAGGCCAGCCCACCATCGCTGTCGTCGGCGACGGACAATTGGCTCGCATGATGCAGCCTGCCGCGGCGGAATTGGGGCAGTCCTTGCGATTGCTTGCCTCAGATACCTCGGCGTCCGCCGCCCAGATCATTCCCGACGTGGTCATTGGTGATTACACGAATCTCGACGACTTGCATCGCGTGGCATCGGGGGCGACCGCTGTCACTTTCGATCATGAGCACGTGCCCCCGGAGCATTTGCGAACATTGCAAGCCGAAGGGGTGAATGTGGAGCCGGGCCCCGACGCGCTGCTTTACGCCCAGGACAAGCTGGCCCAGCGTAAGAAGCTTCGCGAGATGGGGCTCCCCGTGCCACCCTTCATGGCGATGGAGTCGGTCGACGACGCGCGCCAGTTCTGGCACGTGATGGACGGGGAAGTATGCATCAAAGCGTGTCGTGGCGGGTACGACGGCCATGGCGTTTGGTTCCCCGAATCCGAAGATGAATGTGCGGACCTCGTCGCTACCCTCATTGACGACGGCACCCCCGCGATGGCCGAGCGCAAAGTCCACCTGGTCCGCGAACTCTCCGCGATGATTGCGCGCACGCCATCGGGCGAGACCGTGCTGTGGCCCGTCGTCGAATCGGTGCAAAAAGACGGAATTTGCTGGTTGGCTATTGCTCCGGCGCCGGAACTGGAGCCCTCTCTTCGCGACGAAGCCCAGCGGATTGCCACACGCATTGCGACGGAACTCGGCGTGAGCGGCGTGATGGCCGTCGAGCTTTTCGAGACAACGGATGTGGACGGCGATCCGGCCGTCGTGGTTAACGAGTTGGCGATGCGGCCGCACAACACCGGCCACTGGACGCAAGATGGATGTGTGACCAGCCAGTTTGAGCAGCACGTGCGGGCAGTGGCGGATATGCCCCTCGGTAGCACCGAGATGACCGCTGACTGCACGGTGATGGCCAATGTGCTGGGTGGGGATGAAGATCCCGATATGGCCTGGTCAGAGCGCATGGTTCATGTGTGGGAGCGATTCCCGGAGGCAAAAATCCATTTCTATGGCAAGGGGTTCCGGCCTGGGCGGAAGATAGGGCATGTGAACATCTCGGCGTCGTTGATTGCGGATTCAGCGGCAGGTTCAGCTGGCACCTCCGACGAACAGTCGAACGCTGTGTCTCCCGATGATGTGCGGAAGAAGGCCCGGGAAGCTGCGTATTTCTTGGTTCACGGGCGCTGGCCGGAGACTGCCGACTAG
- a CDS encoding biotin--[acetyl-CoA-carboxylase] ligase, whose product MTHDDKRRDYDDTGDERRDSQNAGGDPSAKGAQVPPGKWSDGGDPSAKGAQVPPGKWSGEGDASAKGAQVPPGKWSEGSQGGSGEQGNRTDTTSPNDNESENAGVRPPLDHERVVKALREQGWNDVAIVESTGSTNTDLHAAASTLPDLSVLIAEEQVSGRGRLGRAWSAPRHSQVTLSVLLRPEVPPTKLGLLPLLTGVAVADTVRSYGIDARVKWPNDILVRGDKMCGILAEAVSMSDNPTVVVGFGLNIDLTKAELPIDNATSFALEGKHVDRTEVTIAVLGSLLERQRQWRNAGGSASSFIDDYKSVSATLNESVSAGLPNGGKLTGTAVDISDAGELLIRDARGQIHTVAAGDITHLRYS is encoded by the coding sequence ATGACTCACGACGATAAGCGCAGGGATTACGACGACACAGGCGACGAGCGACGGGACTCGCAGAACGCGGGCGGCGATCCGTCCGCGAAGGGTGCGCAGGTTCCGCCGGGTAAGTGGTCCGACGGCGGCGATCCGTCCGCGAAGGGCGCTCAGGTGCCACCGGGTAAGTGGTCCGGTGAGGGTGACGCATCCGCGAAAGGTGCCCAGGTCCCGCCGGGGAAGTGGTCCGAGGGCTCGCAAGGGGGCTCCGGCGAGCAAGGAAACCGCACCGACACAACGTCGCCAAATGATAATGAAAGTGAAAATGCGGGGGTGAGGCCACCGTTAGATCACGAGCGCGTGGTGAAGGCTCTGCGTGAGCAGGGGTGGAACGATGTCGCGATCGTTGAGTCAACGGGATCGACCAACACGGATCTTCATGCGGCGGCCAGCACGCTGCCGGATCTTTCCGTTCTGATTGCTGAAGAACAGGTGTCAGGGCGCGGCCGTTTGGGCCGAGCCTGGAGCGCGCCACGGCACAGCCAGGTGACGCTGAGTGTGCTGCTCCGCCCGGAAGTACCGCCGACAAAACTCGGATTGCTCCCGCTTCTGACTGGGGTGGCGGTGGCCGATACGGTTCGCTCGTATGGCATTGATGCGCGCGTGAAGTGGCCGAACGACATTTTGGTGCGTGGTGACAAGATGTGCGGAATCCTCGCCGAAGCGGTCAGCATGTCTGATAACCCCACCGTCGTCGTCGGGTTCGGGCTCAATATTGATCTCACGAAGGCGGAACTGCCCATTGATAACGCGACATCGTTTGCCCTGGAAGGCAAGCATGTCGATCGGACAGAGGTCACCATCGCCGTCCTGGGCTCGCTGCTCGAGAGGCAGCGGCAATGGCGGAATGCGGGCGGATCGGCATCGTCGTTTATCGACGATTACAAGTCGGTGTCGGCAACTTTGAACGAGTCGGTTAGCGCCGGTTTGCCCAATGGTGGCAAGCTAACCGGAACGGCGGTGGATATTAGCGACGCGGGTGAATTGCTCATTCGCGATGCTAGGGGACAAATTCACACCGTGGCTGCCGGTGATATCACGCACCTGCGCTATTCATGA
- a CDS encoding acyl-CoA carboxylase subunit beta, with protein sequence MTAATLTADTTAQDIHTTAGKLADLRSRLAETQMPMGQSSVDKIHDRGKLSARERIEYLLDDGSFVEVDSLARHRSTNFGLDAKRPLTDGVVTGYGTIDGRKVCVFSQDVAIFGGALGEVYGEKIVKIMDLAIKTGVPLIGINEGAGARIQEGVVSLGLYSKIFFRNTRASGVIPQISLIMGACAGGHVYSPALTDFIIMVDKTSKMFITGPDVIKTVTGEEITQEELGGASTHMSSSGTSHYTAENDEDALDFVQELISYLPQNNRAETPRVPADPFEGSIEDNITDADRELDTIIPDSPNQPYDMKDVITHISDDEEFLEIQEGYAENVIIGFGRVEGRAVGFVANQPMQYAGCLDIKASEKAARFVRTCDAFNIPIIELVDVPGFLPGTNQEFDGIIRRGAKLLYAYAEATVPKITVITRKGYGGAYCVMGSKDMGADISLAWPTAQIAVMGAAGAVGFVYRKELKKAAKEGKDVAALQKSYEQEYEDTLVNPYVAAERGFVDAVIPPSETRGQIIEGLRLLDRKVENVPAKKHGNIPL encoded by the coding sequence ATGACAGCCGCCACACTCACCGCGGATACAACCGCACAAGACATCCACACCACCGCCGGCAAGCTGGCCGATCTACGGTCGCGTCTCGCAGAGACTCAGATGCCTATGGGCCAATCGTCCGTCGATAAGATTCACGACCGGGGCAAGCTTTCCGCCCGCGAGCGCATCGAATATCTTCTTGACGACGGTTCCTTCGTCGAAGTTGATTCCCTGGCCCGACACCGGTCCACGAACTTCGGGCTCGACGCAAAACGCCCTCTCACCGACGGTGTTGTCACGGGCTACGGAACGATCGATGGCCGCAAGGTCTGCGTGTTCTCGCAAGACGTCGCCATTTTCGGTGGTGCGCTCGGCGAAGTGTACGGCGAAAAAATCGTCAAGATCATGGACTTGGCCATTAAGACCGGGGTGCCGCTGATCGGCATCAATGAAGGTGCTGGTGCCCGTATTCAAGAGGGCGTTGTGTCCCTCGGCCTGTACTCCAAGATCTTCTTCCGCAACACCCGCGCATCGGGCGTTATCCCGCAGATCTCCCTGATTATGGGTGCGTGCGCAGGTGGCCACGTGTACTCGCCAGCGCTGACAGACTTCATCATCATGGTGGATAAGACCTCCAAGATGTTCATCACCGGCCCGGACGTCATCAAGACCGTGACCGGTGAGGAAATCACCCAGGAGGAACTCGGTGGTGCTTCAACCCACATGAGTTCCTCGGGTACATCCCACTACACCGCGGAAAATGACGAAGACGCCCTGGACTTCGTGCAAGAGCTCATCAGCTATCTGCCACAAAATAACCGGGCCGAAACGCCTCGTGTCCCCGCTGATCCATTCGAAGGCTCCATCGAGGACAACATCACCGACGCGGACCGTGAACTGGACACGATCATCCCGGACTCCCCCAACCAGCCGTATGACATGAAAGATGTCATCACCCACATCTCCGACGACGAGGAGTTCCTGGAGATCCAGGAAGGCTACGCCGAAAACGTCATCATCGGTTTTGGCCGGGTCGAGGGCCGCGCCGTCGGTTTCGTCGCCAACCAGCCCATGCAATACGCAGGATGTTTGGACATTAAGGCCTCTGAGAAGGCTGCGCGATTTGTTCGTACTTGCGATGCGTTCAACATTCCGATCATTGAGCTTGTCGACGTTCCGGGATTCCTGCCTGGCACGAACCAAGAGTTCGACGGCATTATCCGTCGTGGTGCTAAGTTGCTGTACGCCTACGCTGAGGCCACCGTCCCGAAGATTACGGTGATCACGCGTAAGGGCTACGGCGGAGCGTACTGCGTCATGGGGTCCAAGGACATGGGCGCGGATATTTCGCTGGCATGGCCTACCGCCCAGATTGCAGTGATGGGTGCTGCCGGTGCCGTCGGCTTCGTCTACCGCAAGGAACTGAAGAAAGCGGCTAAAGAAGGCAAGGACGTTGCTGCTCTGCAGAAGTCCTATGAGCAGGAGTACGAAGACACCCTGGTCAACCCCTATGTTGCAGCCGAGCGAGGGTTCGTCGACGCCGTTATTCCGCCTAGCGAAACTCGCGGCCAGATCATCGAAGGCTTGCGCCTGCTGGACCGCAAGGTGGAGAACGTCCCAGCAAAGAAGCACGGAAACATTCCGCTGTAA
- a CDS encoding acyl-CoA carboxylase subunit epsilon, giving the protein MSDGSHADDTTPGAGDTGASGDGTSTEKKPVFLKVIKGNPTAPQVAALTALFAGMSANAGDDGEPETPNNWGRFDEKFTNTHTSNAGNFPNLRFY; this is encoded by the coding sequence ATGTCTGACGGCTCACACGCGGACGACACCACACCCGGCGCTGGCGACACGGGCGCATCCGGCGACGGAACATCGACCGAGAAGAAGCCCGTGTTCCTTAAAGTGATCAAGGGAAATCCCACCGCGCCACAAGTGGCAGCCCTGACGGCTTTGTTTGCGGGGATGTCAGCTAACGCGGGCGACGATGGCGAACCCGAGACACCGAACAATTGGGGACGCTTCGACGAGAAGTTCACGAACACGCACACGTCGAATGCCGGGAACTTCCCCAACCTGAGGTTCTACTAA
- a CDS encoding Maf family protein — MIILASSSPSRLSVLRSAGVEPAIEPPEVDEDAILRTVRDKSPEDQVCALAHAKATAIASRHLTSVHPGGENPTPRVVIGADSMLYLDGELQGKPHTVEETIRRWTNQRGKTARLITGHCIINLDTTATDEDTFLRAVSTTVHYAQASDADIRAYANSGEPLNCAGAFTLEAMGGWFIDRIEGDPSSVIGLSLPLVRAALYSFGYEVSEFWNRSEHAN; from the coding sequence ATGATTATTCTGGCGTCCTCCTCCCCCTCGCGGTTATCCGTCCTCCGCTCTGCTGGCGTCGAGCCAGCCATCGAACCGCCTGAGGTCGACGAGGACGCCATTTTGCGCACTGTGCGCGACAAATCCCCCGAGGACCAAGTCTGCGCCCTCGCCCACGCGAAAGCCACGGCCATTGCGTCGCGGCACCTCACATCGGTCCACCCCGGAGGCGAAAACCCCACGCCACGGGTGGTTATTGGTGCGGATTCGATGCTCTACCTCGATGGTGAACTCCAAGGCAAACCCCACACTGTCGAGGAAACAATTCGTCGCTGGACTAACCAGCGCGGGAAAACCGCGCGACTCATTACCGGGCACTGCATTATCAACCTTGACACCACGGCAACAGATGAGGACACCTTCCTCCGCGCCGTATCCACAACAGTGCATTATGCGCAGGCTTCCGACGCCGATATCCGCGCGTACGCGAATTCCGGGGAGCCCTTGAACTGCGCTGGGGCGTTCACGCTTGAGGCTATGGGCGGGTGGTTCATCGACCGCATCGAAGGGGATCCGTCGTCCGTCATCGGCCTCTCGCTCCCCCTTGTGCGGGCGGCTCTATACAGCTTCGGTTACGAGGTTTCTGAGTTCTGGAACCGCTCTGAGCACGCGAATTAA
- a CDS encoding energy-coupling factor transporter transmembrane component T produces MWTQSRRGIHADPRTLALFVIVCNLVVMGSSSLPLIALTLIIIGAFLAVTTPLPFSVGWALFVVGWAGCFYVLPHLWHSPVSVFLTFIAYWMFRFAGIVGATVAAVYAIRIDEIGAVLTRMHAPRALFVPIMVIVRFFPMAVAEIQAIRQALALRKLNTIGPLRTVEYVIIPLLAAGARLADELSAASIIKGLGSGPRTTISHLRFSSADLCILIALGVVMAFRGYEIANGWGLIA; encoded by the coding sequence ATGTGGACGCAATCACGCAGAGGCATACATGCGGATCCACGAACCCTCGCGCTCTTCGTGATTGTCTGCAACCTCGTTGTGATGGGTAGCTCGTCGTTACCGCTCATCGCCCTGACCCTCATCATCATCGGAGCATTTCTCGCTGTCACTACTCCACTCCCCTTCTCTGTGGGTTGGGCACTTTTCGTCGTCGGCTGGGCTGGTTGTTTCTACGTCCTTCCCCACCTATGGCACTCACCAGTGTCGGTGTTCCTCACCTTCATCGCGTACTGGATGTTCCGATTCGCGGGAATCGTCGGTGCAACGGTTGCTGCCGTGTATGCCATCCGGATAGACGAGATCGGCGCAGTCCTCACCCGAATGCACGCGCCACGTGCGTTATTCGTCCCCATCATGGTCATCGTCCGGTTCTTCCCCATGGCCGTCGCCGAAATCCAGGCAATCCGTCAGGCCTTAGCACTGCGAAAGCTCAACACGATAGGCCCTCTTCGCACCGTCGAATACGTCATCATCCCCTTGCTTGCGGCAGGTGCCCGTCTAGCCGACGAACTCTCTGCAGCGTCCATCATCAAAGGACTCGGATCAGGCCCGCGAACGACGATTAGCCACCTCCGGTTTTCCTCCGCTGACCTCTGCATACTCATAGCGCTGGGCGTAGTGATGGCTTTCCGAGGTTACGAAATCGCTAACGGATGGGGGCTGATCGCATGA
- a CDS encoding ABC transporter ATP-binding protein yields MTTSAEAPITLSNISYRYPSDLSPAYGLSDITLNFAPGSVTLIIGASGCGKSTLLRTMNGLVPHFYGGDLDGEVFAGCDVATTQLHDIGRYSSSIFQNPRTQFFTSYVNTELAFCLENYGVSPAVIEEKIDEAARHTHITQFLGRRIDSLSGGELQRVACACALVAGVDLYFFDEPTSNLSPEAIADFREIITSLKRAGKTLVIAEHRLHLFRDLVDDVYRMDHGRVVEHMTGAELFSLDHEERTKRGLRALSFTDAHVPPPPPPSENGLVLRNLQFSYTRDHPVLSYPLLSFPSGKITAITGHNGVGKSTLARAICGLNKAQGSFEYEGRPLSRRRRRQHCAFVLQDVRRQLFSDTVTGEITLGCSADTDTDHLLEELGLTDVADRHPLSLSGGQAQRLAIATAIAADKRIVIFDEPTSGIDAHHLRGIASLLRQLAIDGRVVIVITHDSELISLCADHELHLEGCS; encoded by the coding sequence ATGACGACCTCCGCAGAAGCCCCAATCACGCTGAGCAACATCAGCTATCGGTACCCCTCTGACCTTTCTCCCGCCTATGGTCTATCGGATATCACTCTGAACTTTGCGCCGGGGTCAGTGACGCTCATCATCGGCGCATCCGGTTGCGGGAAGTCCACTCTCCTCCGAACGATGAATGGCTTGGTTCCGCACTTCTATGGCGGGGACCTCGATGGCGAAGTCTTCGCTGGGTGCGACGTCGCCACAACTCAGCTCCATGACATCGGGCGCTATTCGTCATCTATTTTCCAGAACCCCCGCACACAGTTCTTCACTTCTTACGTGAACACCGAGCTTGCATTTTGCCTCGAGAACTACGGCGTATCACCCGCGGTGATTGAGGAAAAGATCGATGAAGCCGCCCGACATACCCACATCACACAGTTCCTCGGCCGGCGCATCGACTCGCTCTCCGGCGGCGAACTGCAACGCGTCGCCTGCGCATGTGCCCTCGTCGCCGGGGTTGATCTGTACTTTTTCGACGAACCCACCTCGAACCTCTCACCCGAGGCCATCGCAGATTTCCGCGAAATAATCACCAGCCTCAAACGCGCCGGGAAGACGCTCGTCATTGCCGAGCATCGCCTCCACCTGTTCCGCGATCTTGTCGACGACGTCTACCGCATGGACCATGGCCGCGTCGTCGAGCACATGACAGGCGCTGAGTTGTTCTCCCTCGATCACGAGGAACGCACAAAACGGGGGCTGCGGGCACTATCTTTTACCGACGCCCACGTTCCTCCTCCGCCTCCTCCGTCGGAAAATGGCTTAGTTCTGCGGAATCTCCAGTTTTCCTACACACGAGATCACCCGGTGTTGTCGTATCCGTTGCTGTCTTTCCCGTCAGGAAAAATAACCGCCATCACCGGGCATAACGGAGTCGGAAAATCCACGCTGGCCCGCGCCATCTGTGGCCTCAACAAGGCGCAGGGGTCATTCGAATACGAGGGCCGTCCGCTGTCCCGTCGTCGCCGGCGACAACACTGTGCCTTCGTCCTGCAAGACGTTCGGCGTCAATTATTCAGCGACACCGTGACCGGGGAAATCACCCTCGGCTGCTCCGCCGACACCGACACGGATCACCTGCTCGAGGAACTAGGCCTCACCGACGTCGCTGACCGCCACCCCCTGTCCTTATCGGGCGGCCAGGCCCAGCGATTAGCAATCGCGACAGCCATCGCCGCCGACAAAAGAATTGTCATTTTCGACGAACCCACCTCAGGCATCGACGCCCACCACCTACGCGGAATTGCCTCGCTGCTCCGGCAGCTAGCGATCGACGGGCGAGTGGTCATCGTCATTACCCACGACTCAGAACTGATCAGCCTCTGTGCAGATCATGAATTACACCTGGAAGGATGCTCATGA